The Pseudomonadota bacterium nucleotide sequence TGGCGCACGACCGCGGCATCGCGCTGTGGGTCATGCACCTGAAGACGCCCATGGGGGTGATGGACCACCAGAGGGCCGAGCAGCAGTACCGGGCGCTGTCCGATTATCCCGGGATCGGCGAACTCTATTATGGAGTCGGGATGGGGTCGACGGAGGAGTTCGAACGGGTCCTCCATACCCTGGCTGCTCAGATCGCCGCCCAGGTCCAGAGCGCGGCAAAGGGCGACTCGTCGCCTCCGGCGGGACAAGGAGACGAGGCCCTGACATCGCTGCAGAAACGCATCGCCAAGCTCGGCTATGCCCTGCGCATGAAGTACCTCCAGGCCAAGGGCGGCGACAAGCCCCCGCAGGTCTTCGATGCCTGGCTGGTGGACCGTGACCCGCGCAACCCCGAGGAGACCACCATCGAGGTCCGCGTGCTCCTCACGCGCGACCAGTTGAGCGATCTGCGCAACGCCCTCACCCAGGTCCTGGAGCTGGCCGAGGAGGGCGTGCTCTCGCCCCGCAACTTCGTGGCCGAGCTCAAGGCCATGGCCGCACGTCTCAGCCGCAACCAGGAAGCCCCCGCGGGCCCCCCGGGGGGCAGCACCCTGGCCGAGCTCGGGCTCATGGGGGAATACGTCGAGGACCTGCCCTACCGCAGCGAGGTCCTGGGGCTGTCGCTCGATGACTGGGAAGCGTGGCCCGCGGAGCGGCAACTGGACTTCGTGCACCGCCTGGAGAGCAAGGTCCAGTACTACCAGGCCCTGCACGACCACACCGATCTGTGGGTATCGCTCAGCGGCGGCCCGATCACGGGCGAATCGGTGTTTCCGGTGTTGCTCGAGTTGCTGCCGTAAAAACGTTGCCCGATGAGCGTCGTTTACCACCTCAAAGGGGTGGTCAAGAGCCGGGCCGTGAACGGCGTCGGTTTCAGGCTCGTGGTCCCGTCCATCCAGATCAAGGATCGCGAGGCCGTGGCCCTGGTCGGTTATAGCGGCTCGGGCAAGAGTACCTTGCTCGATCTCCTGGCGCTCGTGCTGCGGCCGGACGAGGCCGGGCGCTTTACCTTCCTCCCGCGCGGGCTGCGCCCGACGGATGTCGCCGCGACCTGGAAGGCCGGCGGCCAGGATACCCTCTCCGATCTACGCAAGCGCCACATCGGCTATGTGCTCCAGACCGGGGGACTCCTGCCCTACCTCACGGTGGGCGAGAACATCGGGCTGTCGCGGCGCCTCCTGGGCCTGCCCGCCGACGGTACCGTCGAGCACCTCGCCCGGATCCTCGGCGTTGAGCGCCATCTGGCCAAGCTCCCGGCCTTCCTGTCGGCCGGT carries:
- a CDS encoding ABC transporter ATP-binding protein gives rise to the protein MSVVYHLKGVVKSRAVNGVGFRLVVPSIQIKDREAVALVGYSGSGKSTLLDLLALVLRPDEAGRFTFLPRGLRPTDVAATWKAGGQDTLSDLRKRHIGYVLQTGGLLPYLTVGENIGLSRRLLGLPADGTVEHLARILGVERHLAKLPAFLSAGERQRVAFARALAHRPSIVIADEPTASLDPVTARRVLAAVMDLVKELGVTLITASHDWAQVNKLDFRSLHQESRERKGGNVVESLFRD